From the genome of Cellvibrio japonicus Ueda107, one region includes:
- a CDS encoding TIGR01458 family HAD-type hydrolase: MKTPWSLILLDLDGTLYVGNDPIPGALEAVAHLRREGFVLRFLTNTTTKSQAQLIAQLRHLGFELADEELVSAPVAARLALETLQQAAGRPLRIWPLVAEAIKPDFSGFAWDEAAPDYVVLGDIGDAWDLALINRLFNAMHSGAELIALHKNRFWQTADGLKADIGFFVAGLEYVSSKTALVMGKPNRDFFQGLLDSVGVSAGQALMVGDDIDSDVGGAQAMGIGGCLVKTGKFRQAYFDQSAVTPDILLDSIANLPEALGY, encoded by the coding sequence ATGAAAACGCCATGGTCGTTGATTCTGCTCGATCTTGATGGAACCTTGTATGTGGGAAATGACCCGATTCCCGGCGCGCTTGAGGCAGTGGCACACCTGCGCCGGGAGGGGTTTGTCCTGCGCTTCCTCACCAATACCACGACCAAGTCCCAGGCCCAGTTGATCGCGCAACTGCGCCACCTGGGATTTGAATTGGCGGATGAGGAATTGGTGAGTGCACCTGTTGCGGCACGCCTGGCGCTGGAAACGTTGCAGCAGGCAGCCGGGCGACCGCTGCGGATTTGGCCCCTGGTGGCAGAGGCGATCAAGCCGGATTTCAGTGGCTTTGCCTGGGATGAGGCTGCGCCTGATTATGTGGTGCTGGGGGATATCGGCGATGCCTGGGATTTGGCACTGATTAACCGGTTGTTTAATGCCATGCACAGTGGAGCGGAATTAATTGCGCTGCATAAAAACCGTTTTTGGCAAACGGCTGACGGGCTTAAGGCGGATATAGGTTTTTTTGTGGCGGGGCTCGAATATGTAAGCAGTAAAACCGCGTTGGTGATGGGTAAACCCAATCGCGATTTCTTCCAGGGGTTGCTGGATTCCGTTGGTGTTAGTGCCGGGCAGGCCTTGATGGTCGGCGATGATATTGACAGTGATGTGGGCGGCGCCCAGGCGATGGGTATTGGGGGGTGCCTGGTAAAAACCGGTAAGTTTCGCCAGGCCTATTTTGATCAGTCAGCGGTAACACCCGATATATTGCTCGATAGCATCGCTAATTTGCCGGAAGCACTTGGGTATTAA
- the hisC gene encoding histidinol-phosphate transaminase: MSKFWSPVVRALEPYVPGEQPQIDGLIKLNTNESPYPPSPKVLELMTHDAIDRLRLYPDPDSKKLKATIASYHNISPEQVFVGNGSDEVLGLLFMAFFQQGKAVLFPDITYSFYPVYCKLFNIDYRTVPLNDNFDIDFNDYPQDNSGIIFPNPNAPTAIGKPLAEIEALLQRNSETVVVVDEAYIDFGGQTAIALIGKYPNLLVVQTLSKSRALAGMRVGFAAGHKDLIAGLDRVKNSFNSYPLDRLAEAAAVVAFEDDSYFKRCCNKVIATRDYTVRELEKLGYQVLPSQANFVFAAPPAGNAAEIAQYLRDHKILVRYFNKPRINQFLRITIGTDEQMQKMIEVLQQY, translated from the coding sequence ATGTCGAAGTTCTGGAGTCCCGTGGTGCGTGCGCTGGAGCCTTATGTGCCCGGTGAGCAACCACAGATTGATGGTCTGATCAAACTCAACACCAATGAGAGCCCCTACCCGCCCTCCCCCAAGGTGCTTGAGTTAATGACCCATGACGCCATTGACCGGCTGCGTCTCTATCCCGACCCGGACTCCAAAAAACTCAAGGCCACTATTGCCAGTTACCACAACATCAGCCCGGAACAGGTGTTTGTCGGCAACGGTTCCGACGAAGTCCTGGGGTTGCTATTTATGGCATTTTTCCAGCAGGGCAAAGCAGTGCTGTTCCCCGATATTACCTACAGCTTCTACCCGGTCTACTGCAAACTGTTCAACATCGACTACCGCACTGTCCCGCTCAATGACAACTTCGATATTGACTTTAACGATTACCCGCAGGACAACAGCGGTATTATTTTCCCCAACCCCAATGCACCCACGGCAATCGGTAAACCCCTGGCGGAGATCGAAGCCCTGCTGCAACGCAACAGCGAAACAGTGGTCGTGGTCGACGAAGCCTATATCGATTTCGGCGGCCAAACCGCCATAGCGCTGATCGGTAAATACCCCAACCTGCTCGTGGTGCAAACCCTCTCCAAATCCCGTGCCCTGGCGGGGATGCGTGTCGGTTTTGCGGCAGGGCACAAGGATCTGATCGCAGGCCTGGACCGGGTAAAGAATTCGTTCAACTCCTATCCACTGGATCGCCTGGCCGAAGCGGCTGCTGTGGTAGCGTTTGAAGATGACAGCTATTTCAAACGCTGCTGTAACAAAGTCATCGCCACCCGCGACTACACCGTGCGGGAACTGGAAAAACTCGGCTACCAAGTACTGCCCTCCCAGGCCAACTTTGTCTTCGCCGCCCCACCCGCCGGCAACGCCGCCGAGATCGCCCAATACCTGCGCGACCACAAAATCCTGGTGCGCTACTTCAACAAACCGCGCATCAACCAATTTTTGCGCATCACCATCGGCACGGATGAGCAGATGCAAA